One genomic window of Myxococcus xanthus includes the following:
- a CDS encoding SMI1/KNR4 family protein — protein sequence MANTSNENAVAEAVKRLKSLAEEIEDMSIEFSTPVTADEVAQLEKKFKLKLPPSYVHFISTYGTFKVLHGGRELIGMEEPGFLRAAAPDPSDAVNGDDPEVEEAINQALFFQRADDDAVDNFWCFNPRDVTPEGELGVVGYYHDEAFDLSPRLGTEDAEHFRDFSAHIVRVIDALIENFAEA from the coding sequence ATGGCCAATACGTCGAATGAGAATGCGGTGGCGGAAGCAGTGAAGCGGCTCAAGTCCCTGGCGGAGGAGATCGAGGACATGAGCATCGAGTTCTCCACGCCCGTGACTGCCGACGAGGTGGCGCAGCTGGAGAAGAAGTTCAAGCTGAAGCTGCCTCCCAGCTACGTGCACTTCATCAGCACCTACGGCACCTTCAAGGTGCTGCACGGTGGGCGGGAGCTCATCGGCATGGAGGAGCCGGGCTTCCTGCGTGCGGCGGCGCCGGACCCGTCGGACGCGGTCAACGGTGACGACCCGGAGGTGGAGGAGGCCATCAACCAGGCCCTGTTCTTCCAGCGCGCGGATGACGACGCGGTGGACAACTTCTGGTGCTTCAACCCGCGCGACGTCACGCCGGAAGGCGAGCTGGGCGTCGTGGGCTACTACCACGACGAGGCCTTCGACCTTTCCCCGCGCCTGGGAACGGAGGACGCCGAGCACTTCCGGGATTTCTCGGCGCACATCGTCAGGGTCATCGACGCGCTCATCGAGAACTTCGCGGAAGCGTAA
- a CDS encoding M16 family metallopeptidase — MTTHSIRTRLVAPALMVLGMLSTPAFAAAPASAPTKEAPPAAAAPKPFKVPVRTEFTLDNGLEVSLLPYGDMPKVAIQLAIDTGNIHEKATETWLADLTGKLLSEGTTTRSAEQLAQAAAQLGGSLNIGTTMDQTYVGLEVLSESAPDAVALIADVIQNPAFPPAEVERVKGDLVREMAIYKSRPGTLADERLLQSLYGDHPYGRYFPPEAQLKGYTPEAVRAHYDANIGAARARLYVVGRFEPAPVEKAIRDAFTGWKAGAARLRNVPKQKVAKAVQFIDRPGSVQSTVRVAVKGLPPSSPDYVKQTVMNTLLGGYFSSRITANIREAKGYTYSPYSDVSTHLEDAYWVQNADVTTAVTGESLKEILKEVATLRKTPPPADELSAVQSYLAGSFLLQNSSRSGIIYQLRFVDLHGLPDSYLQNYVQSVMAVTPEQVQQLAAKMLTREAMTFIVVGDQKLVAPQLKVVSPALK, encoded by the coding sequence ATGACCACGCACTCAATTCGCACCCGCCTTGTCGCGCCCGCGCTGATGGTGCTCGGGATGCTGTCCACGCCTGCCTTCGCGGCCGCTCCCGCCTCGGCGCCCACCAAGGAAGCGCCTCCGGCCGCCGCCGCGCCCAAGCCCTTCAAAGTCCCCGTCCGCACGGAGTTCACGCTCGACAACGGGCTGGAAGTCTCGCTGCTGCCCTACGGCGACATGCCGAAGGTCGCCATCCAACTGGCCATCGACACCGGCAACATCCACGAGAAGGCCACGGAGACGTGGCTGGCGGACCTGACGGGAAAGCTGCTGTCGGAGGGCACCACCACCCGTTCCGCGGAGCAGCTTGCCCAGGCGGCCGCGCAGCTGGGTGGTTCGCTCAACATCGGCACGACGATGGACCAGACCTATGTCGGTCTGGAGGTCCTCTCCGAGTCGGCGCCGGACGCCGTGGCCCTCATCGCGGACGTCATCCAGAACCCGGCCTTCCCGCCGGCGGAGGTCGAGCGCGTCAAGGGCGACCTCGTGCGGGAGATGGCCATCTACAAGAGCCGGCCGGGTACGCTCGCCGACGAGCGGCTGCTCCAGTCGCTCTACGGTGACCACCCGTATGGCCGCTACTTCCCGCCGGAGGCCCAGCTCAAGGGCTACACGCCGGAGGCCGTCCGCGCGCACTACGACGCCAACATCGGCGCGGCCCGGGCGCGGCTGTACGTCGTCGGCCGGTTCGAGCCGGCGCCGGTGGAAAAGGCCATCCGGGACGCGTTCACCGGCTGGAAGGCCGGCGCGGCGCGCCTCCGGAACGTGCCCAAGCAGAAGGTGGCGAAGGCGGTCCAGTTCATCGACCGCCCCGGCTCGGTGCAGTCCACGGTGCGCGTGGCGGTGAAGGGCCTGCCGCCCTCCAGCCCGGACTACGTCAAGCAGACGGTGATGAACACGCTGCTCGGTGGCTACTTCAGCTCGCGCATCACCGCGAACATCCGCGAGGCGAAGGGCTACACGTATTCGCCCTACAGCGATGTGTCCACGCACCTGGAGGACGCCTACTGGGTGCAGAACGCGGACGTGACGACGGCCGTCACGGGCGAGTCGCTGAAGGAGATCCTCAAGGAGGTGGCCACCCTGCGCAAGACGCCGCCGCCCGCGGACGAGCTGAGCGCTGTCCAGAGCTATCTGGCGGGCTCCTTCCTGCTCCAGAACTCGTCGCGCAGCGGCATCATCTACCAGCTCCGCTTCGTGGACCTGCACGGCCTGCCTGATTCGTATCTGCAGAACTACGTGCAGTCGGTGATGGCCGTCACGCCGGAGCAGGTGCAGCAGCTGGCCGCGAAGATGCTGACGCGTGAGGCGATGACCTTCATCGTCGTGGGCGACCAGAAGTTGGTGGCGCCGCAGCTGAAGGTCGTATCCCCCGCGCTGAAGTGA